A part of Mycteria americana isolate JAX WOST 10 ecotype Jacksonville Zoo and Gardens chromosome 28, USCA_MyAme_1.0, whole genome shotgun sequence genomic DNA contains:
- the LOC142421262 gene encoding beta-1,3-galactosyltransferase 2-like codes for MKCQSLRLLLLPVLTLLALLGLRVHDFTEEPITTAPALPSPGRDAADRQHPPRAGFGWHRVPDPQGNATAKPAPTRHPLQPPYPHPYRFLLNEPHKCRDRPPFLVLLVVTEPGDVAGRNAIRQTWGNESSVPGVSVLRLFLVGVHPVFGQELRPVLEEESLLHRDILQQDFLDTYNNLTLKTLMGMEWVSKHCPNASYVVKADRDVFLNLGYLVERFLLPPRKNFMTGYIYRNTGPLRSKAYKWYVPREVYPNDTYPPYCGGPGYVLSGDLAGKIYDVAQTLPVINMEDSFVGICLHALGIGLTESPWGVFNMYRLEYEACRFSQLVMVHHYQPQDLLTLWPQFQEAKATCRH; via the coding sequence ATGAAGTGCCAGAGCCTgcgcctgctcctgctgcccgtCCTGACGTTGCtggcgctgctggggctgcgggtGCACGACTTCACCGAGGAGCCCATCACCAccgcccccgccctgcccagccccggccgaGATGCCGCCGACCGGCAGCACCCGCCCAGGGCGGGTTTCGGGTGGCACAGGGTGCCGGATCCGCAAGGCAACGCCACGGCCAAGCCGGCCCCCACCCGGCACCCGCTGCAGCCTCCCTACCCCCACCCCTACCGCTTCCTCCTCAACGAGCCCCACAAGTGCCGGGACCGGCCGCCCttcctggtgctgctggtggtgacGGAGCCGGGGGACGTGGCCGGCAGGAACGCCATCCGGCAAACCTGGGGCAACGAGAGCTCGGTGCCGGGGGTCTCCGTCCTCCGCCTCTTCCTCGTCGGCGTCCACCCGGTGTTcgggcaggagctgcggccggtgctggaggaggagagcctTCTCCACCGCGACATCCTCCAGCAAGATTTCTTGGACACCTACAACAACCTGACGCTGAAGACGCTGATGGGCATGGAGTGGGTGAGCAAGCACTGCCCCAACGCCAGCTACGTGGTGAAGGCCGACCGCGACGTCTTCCTCAACCTGGGCTACCTGGTGGAACGGTTCCTGCTGCCCCCCAGGAAGAACTTCATGACGGGCTACATCTACCGCAACACGGGGCCGCTGCGCAGCAAGGCCTACAAGTGGTACGTGCCCCGCGAGGTCTACCCCAACGACACCTACCCGCCCTACTGCGGCGGACCCGGCTACGTCCTCTCCGGGGATTTGGCCGGCAAAATCTACGACGTCGCCCAAACTTTGCCCGTCATCAACATGGAGGATTCCTTCGTGGGCATCTGCCTGCACGCGCTGGGCATCGGCCTCACCGAGAGCCCTTGGGGGGTCTTCAACATGTACCGGCTCGAGTACGAGGCGTGCCGGTTCTCCCAGCTGGTGATGGTCCACCACTACCAGCCCCAGGACCTGCTGACGCTCTGGCCCCAGTTCCAGGAGGCGAAGGCGACGTGCCGCCACTAG